The following is a genomic window from Elusimicrobiota bacterium.
GAGAGGTGACACGAGAAATATCGGCTGTCGGTATAAAAGGGCTAACCAGTTATGACCAATACGGCGACGAAGAACATAACAGGAAAGATAGACACAGCAAAAATTTTGTTGCCAATCCAATAAATGCAGTAATGGTTACAAAATGGGATGAAAAAGAATATCCATCAGGATATGAGAAAGTATTTTTAACTACTTTAAGAGTGGACAAACCAATCTCTGTGATTAAAAAATACAAGTTGAGAAGTCTGATAGAAAACACAACATTCAGAGAATTGAAAACAGGTTGGTTGATAGAGAATATACCTAAGAAAACGGAATCGGCAGTAAGAACACATGTTTTCTTAACTGTGTGTATGTTTAATATGTGTAAAGCCTACAGGAGCCAATTAGGAAAAGAGATTACAGAACAGGGTATAAGACTATTTAGGAGACAAACTTTTGCACAAACGATGAATAAGGTGGTAATAATTGCTGAACCATACTATGGAATATTTGACTTAGAGGAATTAGCCATACTATGGGGTAAACCACCAAAATACTTTATGCGTATAAATCCTAAAAAATTCAAAGAAGAATATGGACTTACTGAACCAAATTCACATTCGTCGGTAGAAAAAACTTCAGGAGAAAAAATATGATTGTATGCTATGAGGGAAAAATTGCTTATGGCAAAATTAAAGGTGCATACATGTGCGCAGTTGACAAAAACATAATTTTTTAGTATAAATTATACAGGAGATAGTAAATGACAGAACAAGAAATTATAATTGAAAAAGTAAAACAGGAGATATTAAATTTAGGTGCTCTATTAACTGAAGTTGAGGCTATAGGGATTATTGGTTCTCTTGCAAGTGGGAATTTTGTTCCAGAAAAAAGTGATATAGATATTTTAGTTGTTTTAGATGATTTACCAAAAGAAAGTTGGGAAGAAGGCGGAAAGGCATTGAACTGGACTTACAGAATCCAAAATCTGCTATCAAAAAAATGCGACCGCAGAGTAACAGTTATCATTACATGTATAGAGTTCTTAATTGATATATCAGACTGGTATGTTTTCAGTTTTGCATCTGATAGTATACTTATTTATGACAAAGGTAAAGTAAAAAAAATATTTGATAAAATCATGGAAAAAACAAAGGAATGGGGACTTGTGCAGAAACAATATGAGACTTACGGCCATAAATTGTGGGGGTTGAACCGGCCATTAAATCCAGGCGAAATTTTGGATTTTCATTTAGAAGAAAAAGAACTTGATTTCCTAACAGAAAAAGATGTTAAATGACATACTCCCCGCAGCAAGCTGCGGGGTATCTTAAAAGTCAAGTTTTAACTGGCGTCTGTCTTCTTCTGCTCTTTGATATTGGATGTATTTCTGTATAGTTTGTGCAGTTACTTTGTCGCC
Proteins encoded in this region:
- a CDS encoding transposase, which encodes MKTLKTTYGFKLLVIRGARTGIVVSAKFAKIQESEKNYTLKLIKQAEKNIGKKIKVLLLDRGFIDGTTLWKIKHNFNIDFVIPATTTMDITNDARGFRNKIADGLWREVTREISAVGIKGLTSYDQYGDEEHNRKDRHSKNFVANPINAVMVTKWDEKEYPSGYEKVFLTTLRVDKPISVIKKYKLRSLIENTTFRELKTGWLIENIPKKTESAVRTHVFLTVCMFNMCKAYRSQLGKEITEQGIRLFRRQTFAQTMNKVVIIAEPYYGIFDLEELAILWGKPPKYFMRINPKKFKEEYGLTEPNSHSSVEKTSGEKI
- a CDS encoding nucleotidyltransferase domain-containing protein, which translates into the protein MTEQEIIIEKVKQEILNLGALLTEVEAIGIIGSLASGNFVPEKSDIDILVVLDDLPKESWEEGGKALNWTYRIQNLLSKKCDRRVTVIITCIEFLIDISDWYVFSFASDSILIYDKGKVKKIFDKIMEKTKEWGLVQKQYETYGHKLWGLNRPLNPGEILDFHLEEKELDFLTEKDVK